One stretch of Hypanus sabinus isolate sHypSab1 chromosome 29, sHypSab1.hap1, whole genome shotgun sequence DNA includes these proteins:
- the LOC132383204 gene encoding histone H2B 7-like, producing the protein MPETKAPKKGAKKAVSKAKGTKRRRRSRRESYSIYVYKVMKQVHPDTGISSKAMSVMNSFVNDIFERIAREASRLAHYNKRSTISSREIQTAVRLLLPGELAKHAVSEGTKAVTKYTSSK; encoded by the coding sequence ATGCCTGAAACCAAAGCTCCGAAGAAAGGCGCCAAGAAAGCCGTGTCCAAGGCCAAGGGCACCAAGAGGCGCAGGAGGTCGAGGAGGGAGAGTTACTCCATCTACGTCTACAAGGTGATGAAGCAGGTTCACCCCGACACCggcatctcctccaaggccatgagCGTCATGAACTCGTTCGTGAACGATATTTTCGAGCGCATCGCGCGCGAGGCTTCCCGCCTGGCCCATTACAACAAGCGGTCGACCATCTCCTCTCGGGAGATCCAGACCGCCGTGCGCCTGCTGCTGCCCGGGGAGCTGGCCAAGCACGCCGTGTCGGAAGGGACAAAGGCGGTCaccaagtacaccagctccaaGTGA
- the LOC132383199 gene encoding late histone H2A.2.2-like yields MSGRGKTGGKAKSKPKSRSSRAGLQFPVGRVHRHLRKGNYAERVGAGAPVYLAAVLEYLTAEILELAGNAARDNKKTRIIPRHLQLAVRNDEELNKLLGGVTIAQGGVLPNIQAVLLPKKSGGPANPKGK; encoded by the coding sequence ATGAGTGGACGAGGGAAAACCGGTGGTAAGGCTAAGAGCAAGCCCAAGTCTCGCTCGTCTCGGGCCGGACTGCAGTTCCCGGTGGGCCGTGTTCACAGGCACCTGAGAAAGGGTAATTATGCTGAGCGGGTGGGTGCCGGAGCCCCAGTCTACCTGGCTGCTGTACTCGAGTACCTGACGGCTGAAATCCTCGAGTTGGCCGGCAACGCGGCCCGAGACAACAAGAAGACCCGCATCATCCCCAGACACCTGCAGCTGGCCGTCCGCAACGACGAGGAGCTCAACAAGCTGCTGGGAGGGGTGACCATCGCTCAGGGCGGGGTACTGCCCAATATCCAGGCCGTGCTTTTGCCCAAGAAATCCGGCGGACCCGCCAACCCCAAGGGCAAATAA